Proteins from a single region of Streptomyces vinaceus:
- the hemE gene encoding uroporphyrinogen decarboxylase codes for MSANDLPLAHGSADAGETPFQGQPSQTYDSAFLKACRREPVPHTPVWFMRQAGRSLPEYRKVREGTQMLESCMRPDLVTEITLQPVRRHDVDAAIFFSDIVVPLKAIGVDLDIKPGVGPVVARPIRRREDLAQLRDLTPEDVPYVTEAIGMLTGELGATPLIGFAGAPFTLASYLVEGGPSKNHEHTKALMYGDPQLWADLLDRLADITSAFLKVQIEAGASAVQLFDSWVGALAPADYRRSVMPASAKVLESVASYGVPRIHFGVGTGELLGLMGEAGADVVGVDYRVALDEAARRVGPGKALQGNLDPAVLFSTEEAVRTKTDEVLAAASGLEGHVFNLGHGVLPTTPPDALTRLVDYVHTKTAR; via the coding sequence GTGAGCGCCAACGACCTTCCCCTCGCGCACGGCTCCGCCGACGCCGGGGAGACCCCCTTCCAGGGCCAGCCGAGTCAGACGTACGATTCCGCCTTCCTGAAGGCGTGCCGGCGGGAGCCGGTGCCGCACACCCCGGTGTGGTTCATGCGGCAGGCCGGGCGCTCGCTCCCCGAGTACCGCAAGGTGCGCGAGGGGACCCAGATGCTGGAGTCGTGCATGCGGCCCGACCTGGTCACGGAGATCACGCTCCAGCCGGTCCGCCGCCACGACGTCGACGCGGCGATCTTCTTCTCCGACATCGTGGTCCCGCTCAAGGCCATCGGCGTCGACCTGGACATCAAGCCGGGCGTCGGCCCCGTCGTCGCCCGGCCGATCCGCCGCCGCGAGGACCTCGCACAGCTGCGCGACCTCACTCCGGAGGACGTCCCGTACGTCACCGAGGCGATCGGCATGCTCACGGGTGAACTGGGCGCCACGCCGTTGATCGGCTTCGCCGGTGCGCCTTTCACCCTCGCGAGCTACCTGGTCGAGGGCGGCCCGTCGAAGAACCACGAGCACACCAAGGCGCTGATGTACGGCGACCCGCAGCTCTGGGCCGACCTGCTGGACCGCCTCGCGGACATCACCTCGGCCTTCCTCAAGGTCCAGATCGAGGCCGGCGCCTCCGCGGTCCAGCTCTTCGACTCCTGGGTCGGCGCGCTCGCCCCGGCGGACTACCGCCGCTCGGTGATGCCGGCGTCGGCCAAGGTCCTGGAGTCCGTCGCCTCGTACGGGGTCCCGCGCATCCACTTCGGCGTGGGCACGGGCGAGCTGCTCGGCCTGATGGGCGAGGCCGGCGCGGACGTCGTGGGCGTCGACTACCGGGTCGCGCTCGACGAGGCGGCCCGCCGCGTCGGCCCCGGCAAGGCGCTCCAGGGCAACCTGGACCCGGCGGTGCTCTTCTCCACCGAGGAGGCCGTACGGACGAAGACCGACGAGGTCCTCGCGGCCGCCTCCGGCCTGGAGGGCCACGTCTTCAACCTGGGCCACGGCGTCCTCCCCACCACCCCCCCGGACGCGCTGACCCGCCTGGTCGACTACGTCCACACGAAGACGGCCCGCTGA
- a CDS encoding DUF3000 domain-containing protein, with protein MAAAQGRFSDGADGMDSAKESSVPLPFRRAVDGLKKARLRPGIEIEPTRPPQRLAPHAYALEAAVVDGEDDLADGRLILLHDPSGHEAWHGTFRLVTLVRAELEPEMAADPLLPEVCWSWLTGALEARGLAYGEASGTVTMASSHYFGGLAERRPATQIEIRASWTPREGVGGVPDTSAHLSAWCELLCQIAGLPPVGPTDSGTGVVSLPQRRGPHHP; from the coding sequence ATGGCTGCGGCTCAGGGACGATTTTCAGATGGCGCTGACGGTATGGACAGCGCGAAGGAGAGCTCCGTCCCGCTCCCGTTCCGACGCGCGGTCGACGGCTTGAAGAAGGCGCGGCTGCGGCCGGGGATCGAGATCGAGCCCACCAGACCGCCCCAGCGCCTGGCCCCGCACGCCTACGCCCTGGAAGCCGCGGTCGTGGACGGCGAGGACGATCTGGCCGACGGCCGGCTGATCCTGCTGCACGACCCCTCCGGCCACGAGGCCTGGCACGGGACCTTCCGCCTGGTGACGCTCGTACGGGCGGAACTGGAGCCCGAGATGGCCGCCGACCCGCTCCTGCCCGAGGTGTGCTGGTCCTGGCTGACGGGCGCCCTGGAGGCGCGCGGTCTGGCGTACGGGGAGGCGAGCGGGACCGTGACCATGGCGAGCTCGCACTACTTCGGCGGGCTCGCGGAGCGGCGGCCGGCCACCCAGATCGAGATCAGAGCCTCGTGGACGCCCCGCGAGGGCGTCGGCGGGGTCCCGGACACCTCGGCGCACCTGTCGGCGTGGTGCGAGCTGCTGTGCCAGATCGCGGGGCTGCCGCCGGTCGGGCCGACCGACTCGGGGACGGGCGTGGTGTCCCTGCCACAGCGGCGCGGTCCGCACCACCCGTAG
- a CDS encoding helix-turn-helix transcriptional regulator has protein sequence MSVLLEQPASLVAYRPNKPTAMVVVADPRVRSTVTRHLWALGVRDVIEASSIAEARPRVGSPRDICVADVHLPDGSGLTLLSETRAAGWPNGLALSAADDIGAVRNALAGGVKGYVVTGTRTNIGLPTRPGAAPIGAAAARMHRRPPGAPSHPGGYRELSGREVEVLRLVAEGQSNKAIGVSMGLSALTVKSHLARIARKLGTGDRAGMVAVALRTGIIH, from the coding sequence GTGTCCGTTCTTCTCGAGCAGCCCGCAAGCCTGGTCGCCTACCGCCCGAACAAGCCGACGGCCATGGTCGTCGTGGCCGACCCGCGCGTCCGTTCCACCGTGACCCGCCATCTGTGGGCCCTCGGAGTACGCGACGTGATCGAGGCGTCGTCCATCGCGGAGGCCCGCCCCCGCGTCGGCAGCCCGCGCGACATCTGCGTGGCCGACGTACACCTGCCCGACGGTTCCGGTCTCACCCTGCTCTCCGAGACGCGGGCCGCCGGCTGGCCGAACGGCCTGGCCCTGTCCGCCGCCGACGACATCGGCGCGGTGCGCAACGCCCTCGCGGGCGGCGTGAAGGGCTACGTCGTCACCGGTACGCGGACCAACATCGGGCTCCCCACCCGGCCCGGCGCCGCCCCCATCGGTGCCGCCGCCGCCCGTATGCACCGCCGCCCCCCGGGTGCCCCGAGCCACCCGGGCGGCTACCGCGAGCTCTCCGGCCGTGAGGTCGAGGTCCTGCGCCTCGTCGCGGAGGGCCAGTCCAACAAGGCCATCGGCGTCTCGATGGGCCTGTCCGCCCTGACCGTCAAGTCCCACCTGGCCCGCATCGCCCGCAAGCTGGGCACCGGCGACCGCGCCGGAATGGTCGCCGTCGCCCTGCGGACCGGGATCATCCACTGA
- a CDS encoding HRDC domain-containing protein, which produces MTDAQETAADLRTTTGGGPPDDVEKAPIPLLEPREGIPPVVADEDALARVVAAFAAGTGPVAVDAERASGYRYGQRAYLVQLRREGAGSALIDPVGCPDLSALGEALSGTEWILHAATQDLPCLREIGMVPTSLFDTELAGRLAGFPRVGLGAMVESVLGYALEKGHSAVDWSTRPLPEPWLRYAALDVELLVDLRDALEKELDRQGKLEWARQEFDAIAAAPPAPPRKDPWRRTSGMHKVRRRRQMAVVRELWESRDRIAQRRDVSPGKVLGDAAIVEAALALPANVHALSALPGYGQRMGRRQLEQWMAAVDRAKALPENELPQPGASPAGPPPPRSWADKDPAAAARLAAARSAVSALAEGLNLPQENLITPDTVRRLCWEPPQRLEPEAVAQALAGHGARPWQIEQVTPVLVRALAATA; this is translated from the coding sequence GTGACCGACGCCCAAGAGACCGCAGCAGACCTGCGCACCACCACCGGGGGCGGCCCCCCGGACGACGTCGAAAAGGCGCCGATTCCGTTGCTCGAACCCCGTGAGGGGATCCCTCCGGTGGTCGCCGACGAGGACGCACTCGCCCGGGTGGTCGCGGCCTTCGCCGCGGGCACCGGGCCCGTGGCCGTCGACGCCGAGCGCGCCTCCGGATACCGCTACGGCCAGCGCGCCTATCTGGTGCAGCTGCGCCGCGAGGGCGCGGGATCCGCGCTGATCGACCCGGTCGGCTGCCCCGACCTGTCCGCACTGGGCGAGGCCCTGTCCGGAACCGAGTGGATCCTGCACGCCGCCACCCAGGACCTGCCGTGCCTGCGCGAAATAGGCATGGTGCCCACCTCCCTGTTCGACACCGAGCTGGCCGGCCGCCTCGCCGGCTTCCCCCGGGTCGGACTGGGCGCGATGGTCGAGAGCGTGCTCGGCTACGCGCTGGAGAAGGGCCACTCCGCCGTCGACTGGTCCACCCGCCCGCTCCCCGAGCCGTGGCTGCGCTACGCCGCGCTCGACGTGGAGCTGCTGGTGGACCTGCGGGACGCGCTGGAGAAGGAACTGGACCGGCAGGGCAAGCTGGAATGGGCCCGCCAGGAGTTCGACGCGATCGCCGCCGCCCCGCCCGCGCCGCCCCGCAAGGACCCGTGGCGCCGTACGTCCGGCATGCACAAGGTGCGCCGGCGCCGGCAGATGGCCGTCGTACGGGAGCTGTGGGAGTCCCGGGACCGGATCGCGCAGCGGCGCGACGTGTCGCCCGGCAAGGTGCTGGGGGACGCCGCGATCGTCGAGGCCGCCCTCGCGCTGCCGGCGAACGTGCACGCGCTGTCGGCCCTGCCCGGATACGGGCAGCGGATGGGCCGGCGCCAGCTGGAGCAGTGGATGGCGGCCGTGGACCGGGCGAAGGCCCTGCCCGAGAACGAGCTGCCGCAGCCGGGGGCCAGCCCGGCCGGTCCGCCGCCGCCGCGTTCCTGGGCGGACAAGGACCCGGCGGCCGCCGCGCGGCTCGCGGCGGCGCGGAGCGCCGTGTCGGCGCTCGCGGAGGGGCTGAACCTGCCCCAGGAGAACCTGATCACCCCGGACACGGTCCGCCGGCTGTGCTGGGAGCCGCCGCAGCGGCTGGAGCCGGAGGCGGTGGCGCAGGCCCTCGCGGGCCACGGCGCCCGCCCGTGGCAGATCGAACAGGTGACACCGGTGCTCGTGCGGGCACTGGCGGCGACCGCCTGA
- a CDS encoding ferritin-like domain-containing protein: MLNNGYDTWVRDFEAERERRAAIGDPQWERGAALDPALVRSLQRFQVGEDGDGSALIGKADRAGDPVYARAVRLFVAEEQNHARMLALLLAAGGAGTLARHWSDAVFVRLRRLLGLRVELLVLMVAEAVALRYYRAVRDGAPDPLVAEVAGRILADEERHVPFHCRRLREALAPLPAPARRAATLAWQGLLAGAGAVVAVDHGPALRHLGVGRRGFTADVLRSSGPLARAMHAAPAAAPAPVAPAGSAGV; this comes from the coding sequence ATGCTCAACAACGGATACGACACATGGGTACGCGATTTCGAGGCCGAGCGGGAGCGCCGCGCGGCGATCGGGGATCCGCAGTGGGAGCGGGGAGCGGCCCTCGACCCGGCGCTCGTACGGAGCCTCCAGCGGTTCCAGGTGGGTGAGGACGGGGACGGCTCGGCCTTGATCGGCAAGGCGGACCGGGCCGGGGACCCGGTCTACGCACGGGCCGTACGCCTCTTCGTGGCGGAGGAGCAGAACCACGCGCGGATGCTGGCCCTGCTCCTGGCGGCGGGCGGGGCCGGGACCCTGGCCAGGCACTGGAGCGACGCGGTGTTCGTACGGCTGCGGCGGCTGCTGGGGCTGCGGGTGGAGCTGCTGGTGCTGATGGTGGCGGAGGCGGTGGCCCTGCGGTACTACCGGGCGGTGCGGGACGGGGCCCCGGATCCGCTGGTCGCGGAGGTCGCGGGGCGGATCCTGGCGGACGAGGAACGCCACGTGCCCTTCCACTGCCGCCGGCTGCGGGAGGCCCTGGCGCCCCTGCCGGCGCCGGCCCGCCGGGCGGCCACCCTGGCCTGGCAGGGGCTGCTCGCGGGGGCGGGCGCGGTCGTGGCGGTGGACCACGGCCCGGCCCTGCGCCACCTCGGCGTGGGGCGCCGCGGTTTCACGGCGGACGTGCTGCGCTCCTCGGGCCCCCTGGCCAGGGCCATGCACGCCGCACCCGCCGCCGCCCCCGCCCCGGTCGCCCCCGCCGGCTCCGCCGGAGTGTGA